GAACACCTGGTTTCAATGGCTCTGTAAAGACTGGAGAAGAAGAGTTTGTTGCAGTGACAATAATGTCTGCTTCCCGCACTGCTTCATTTGGGTCTGTATATACTTGAACATACTTTTTGTATTTTTCCATAATAGACTCAGCAAATTTAACTGCTTTTTGTTCTGTTCGATTCGTTACGATAATTTTTTCTATATTCCGAACAGCGAGGATAGCCTCTATTAGACCTTCACTTTGTCCGCCTGTGCCGATAACACATAATGTTTTTGAATCTTTTCTTGCTAAATATTTTGTTGCTACACCAGACAAGGCTCCTGTTCTAACCATGGTTAAATAAGACCCTTCTAAAAGAGCTAATGGCTCTCCTGTTTCAAAGTCTAACAACATTACCAATCCTTTAATTGTTTTCTTTCCCTCTTTTGTATTATTTGGAGCTACTGTTACGACTTTTATCCCAAGTGTTCCTAGCCCTTCAGCTACAGAAGGCATCACTAACGCTGTATTTTTTGAGTCAAAGAATGGCAGAGCCGTTCGGATAGGAGTCACCGTTCTTGACGCCGAAAATTCCTTTAGAGCATTTTCCGTATATTCAATCACTTCATTCATATCTTTCAATCTCTTCTGGTCTTCTGCATTAATAGCTAGCATACTTTCCCATCCTAACTTGTTTTTCTGGAGCCGGGCATTCACTTTAAAAAACTCAAACTAGTAAAAACCCTTGTTTCAATGGATCCCTTGGGTCGACAACAAATTGATGGAATCCTGTAATAAATGCCTGACCTGTAACCTTTGGAACAATCGCTTCATATTCGGCTACCTTTGTCCTTGACAGCACTTCTCCAACGAATTGTCCATCTGTAATACACTCATGGACGAAGCTCTCGCCTTCTTTTAAAACACCTTGTTCTACTAGAGTCGCGAGCCTTGCTGAAGTGCCAGTACCGCATGGGGAACGATCTACTTGCTCATCCGCAAAGATAGTTACATTCCGCAAGTCTGCATCTTTACCCTTTGGTTGGTCAGAAAAAATAACCCCATATATTCCTTTTAAATCCTGCTCAAATGGATGACTCACTTCCATATTTCTTTCAATGTAATGTTTGATTTTACTACCCCATGTTTGAATAGCGGGTAAATCATTGTAATTAACTTTTAATCCAACAGCTAGACTATTCACCACTGCATAAAATGCTCCCCCAAAAGCAATATCGACCTGAAATTCAAGGCCATCAATTTTCACTGGAAAATCTTTTTTAAATACAAAGGAAGGTACGTTTTCAAATGAAACAGATTCAACTTGGTTTCCATTGTGCTTTGCATAGGCGATAACCTCCCCAGCAGGGCTATCAATAATAAATTTATGTTTGCCTCCTGTCAAATCGAACATACCCGTTTCAATTCCATATGTGACAGCAGCAACAATACCATGACCACACATCGTACTCCATCCTTCATTATGCATAAATAACACACCGAAGTCGGCATATGGACTTGCCGGAGGCGTAATAATACAACCATACATACCATGGTGTCCGCGCGGTTCATACATCAGAACCTCGCGAAGATGGTCCAAATGCTCCATGCAGTATGCCCGCC
The DNA window shown above is from Neobacillus sp. WH10 and carries:
- a CDS encoding ornithine cyclodeaminase family protein, whose protein sequence is MLAINAEDQKRLKDMNEVIEYTENALKEFSASRTVTPIRTALPFFDSKNTALVMPSVAEGLGTLGIKVVTVAPNNTKEGKKTIKGLVMLLDFETGEPLALLEGSYLTMVRTGALSGVATKYLARKDSKTLCVIGTGGQSEGLIEAILAVRNIEKIIVTNRTEQKAVKFAESIMEKYKKYVQVYTDPNEAVREADIIVTATNSSSPVFTEPLKPGVHVNAIGSFKPMMQELPSHSISLADKVVVESKEAALEETGDLQIPIKEGVFTEGEIYAELGQIVSGELWGRENDKEITVFKSVGLAVVDIVTAKYVYEKAIQNGIGTWIRL
- a CDS encoding proline racemase family protein, which produces MNFTKMYTTVDMHVYGEPLRIITGGLPEINGSTQLERRAYCMEHLDHLREVLMYEPRGHHGMYGCIITPPASPYADFGVLFMHNEGWSTMCGHGIVAAVTYGIETGMFDLTGGKHKFIIDSPAGEVIAYAKHNGNQVESVSFENVPSFVFKKDFPVKIDGLEFQVDIAFGGAFYAVVNSLAVGLKVNYNDLPAIQTWGSKIKHYIERNMEVSHPFEQDLKGIYGVIFSDQPKGKDADLRNVTIFADEQVDRSPCGTGTSARLATLVEQGVLKEGESFVHECITDGQFVGEVLSRTKVAEYEAIVPKVTGQAFITGFHQFVVDPRDPLKQGFLLV